A stretch of Episyrphus balteatus chromosome 2, idEpiBalt1.1, whole genome shotgun sequence DNA encodes these proteins:
- the LOC129909618 gene encoding uncharacterized protein LOC129909618 — protein sequence MSAIIMSYMKLVSILITKYFSNFLSILITYNSSSTSEISGLLLDSVQASFQNLTQQGQFVIGIHWIDTAKQENLSELLLKYADIGVEGYITVLPNISEFLDARLYATENTVLRLKDKLYLFLSADENPEDVLTNKILKLYPHHLFVSCYARNTSNLTLWTQKFIGPSDNLKPMHLDTYLGNGKFAQNVELYPNKILNMAGRVLEVSSVTYIPYVVSYSVPEGLGDVDNIDPMQPKKSVIYTGTEADIVLSFCQLRNCTLKVIPYGNDNWGDIYENGSSDGMLGSVYRHETEFGIGCVYNWFSHVFETSFAIAKSAIPILAPAPKPYPAYMTIILPFNKIIWTLIIVSIFASAIVMHVIMYYNFLMEHENDLKEHHFDHVSSYELTQFQMVAIFFQQSFSQSKLDRFAARFFLSTLLLAGLTLENTYSGQLKSLLTIPAFTEPVDTIQKFADTDWKWGAPSRAWIYTILYSNIPHEKTMREKFVDASHEELRDASYKGDFGIGLERLHGGIYSFGDFVRDGNLDHLIMTKDDLYYDFSRGFSIKGWPMMHSFNTHILWCLEHGL from the exons ATGTCAGCAATCATCATGAGTTACATGAAGCTTGTTAGTATTTTGA TCACCAAatacttttcaaattttctaaGTATCCTCATTACTTACAATTCTTCTTCAACAAGTGAAATAAGTGGTCTCTTATTGGATTCGGTTCAGGCATCCTTTCAAAATCTCACTCAACAGGGACAATTCGTTATTGGCATTCATTGGATTGATACAGCGAAACAGGAAAATCTGAGTGAATTGCTACTCAAATATGCGGATATAGGTGTAGAG GGATACATAACTGTATTGCCAAATATCTCTGAGTTCCTAGATGCCCGTTTGTATGCAACAGAAAACACAGTGCTACGTTTGAAGGATaagttatatttgtttttgtcggCGGATGAAAACCCAGAAGATGtcttaacaaacaaaattttgaaac TTTATCCTCACCATCTTTTTGTTTCGTGTTATGCAAGAAACACTTCTAATTTAACTTTATGGACACAAAAGTTTATCGGTCCTTCAGATAACCTTAAACCAATGCATTTGGATACTTATTTGGGGAATGGAAAATTTGCCCAGAATGTTGAACTATACCcaaataaaattctaaatatgGCTGGGAGAGTTTTGGAAGTTTCATCAGTCACATACATTCCGTATGTTGTTAGTTATTCTGTG CCTGAAGGTTTGGGGGATGTGGATAATATAGATCCAATGCAACCAAAGAAAAGTGTTATTTATACCGGAACTGAAGCTGATATTGTTTTGTCATTTTGTCAACTCAGAAATTGCACTTTAAAAGTTATCCCAT ACGGTAACGATAATTGGGGTGATATTTATGAAAATGGTTCATCTGATGGAATGCTTGGCTCTGTGTATCGACATGAAACTGAATTTGGAATTGGTTGCGTCTACAATTGGTTTAGTCATGTTTTTGAAACTTCATTTGCAATTGCTAAATCAGCAATTCCAATACTTGCACCAGCaccaaa ACCTTACCCAGCTTATATGACTATAATTTTacctttcaacaaaattatatgGACTTTGATAATTGTGTCGATTTTTGCTAGTGCCATTGTAATGCATGTGATaatgtattataattttttgatggaaCATGAAAATGACTTGAAAGAACACCATTTTGATCATGTATCCTCGTATGAGTTGACTCAGTTTCAAATGgttgctattttttttcaacaatctttTTCGCAGTCAAA ATTGGATCGCTTCGCTGCACGATTCTTTTTAAGTACTTTACTCCTCGCTGGTCTAACATTGGAAAACACTTATAGTGGCCAATTAAAATCACTCCTTACAATCCCAGCTTTTACTGAACCTGTCGATACTATACAAAAGTTCGCAGATACTGATTGGAAATGGGGAGCTCCGTCAAGAGCTTGGATCTATACCATACTCTATTCAAATATTCCGCATGAGAAAACAATGAGAGAAAAATTTGTTGACGCGAGCCATGAAGAGTTGAGAGATGCATCTTATAAGGGTGATTTTGGTATCGGATTGGAACGTTTACATGGTGGGATTTATAGTTTTGGTGATTTTGTCAGAGATGGCAATTTGGATCATTTAATT ATGACTAAAGATGATTTGTATTATGATTTTTCGAGGGGATTTTCTATTAAAGGCTGGCCAATGATGCATTCATTTAATACGCATATTTTATGGTGTTTGGAACATGGATTGTAA